The following are encoded together in the Atribacterota bacterium genome:
- a CDS encoding glycyl radical protein — MNPKIARLREKSITIKPHIDIERAKLITEAYQLYQGKVPTPILRALVFKYLLEQKTIAIDEDELIVGERGSASSATPTYPELCCHTLEDLDIIHKREKISFQVSAEVKRIQKELIIPFWQERSIRHQIFSLMDQSWLDCYQSGIFTEFMEQRAPGHTVADGKIYREGFLDLKEKIKKAIASIDFHQDKDAYQKLIQLKAMSICAEAIITLAHRYTRLAEELSAKEKDVKRKEELLAISEVCRRVPAKAPRNFWEALQMYWFVHLGVISELNTWDSFNPGHLDQHLLPFYREGLENGTLNQEKARELLECLWIKFNNQPAPPKVGVTLAESGTYTDFANINNGGLTPEGEDGVNEVTYLILEVIDEMRLLQPSTNIQLSQKSPDLFLRRACEIIRKGWGQPSVFNADLVVAELLRQGKSLSDAREGGTSGCVETGAFGKEAYILTGYFNLVKVLEITLHNGLDPVNGKKIGLATGDPRTFTSYKELFTAFQRQLHHFVDIKIKGNHIIEQLYAHAMPAPFLSLIVSDCIEKGMDYNAGGARYNTNYLQGVGIGSITDSLSALKYHVFDRKNLSMDTLLSIMANNFQGEHEIYQLLKNNTPRYGNDDDYADSIMQEVFNAFYQEVEGRPNSKGGKYCINMLPTTCHIYFGSVVGATPDGRKAGEPLSEGISPVQGADREGPTAVIKSAAKMDQLKTGGTLLNQKFTPSLLEGEKGLESLTHLIRGYFKLGGHHIQFNVIKAETLRAAQKNPEEYQNLIVRVAGYSDYFNNLSKTLQDEIISRTEHQ; from the coding sequence ATGAATCCTAAAATAGCAAGATTAAGAGAAAAGAGTATTACCATCAAGCCTCATATCGATATCGAGCGGGCTAAACTGATAACTGAGGCTTACCAGCTCTATCAGGGTAAGGTGCCTACTCCCATCTTGAGGGCTTTAGTTTTTAAGTATTTACTGGAGCAGAAGACCATCGCCATTGATGAAGATGAACTAATTGTGGGAGAGCGGGGTAGTGCTTCTAGTGCCACTCCCACCTATCCCGAGCTTTGCTGTCATACCTTGGAAGATTTAGATATTATCCACAAGCGAGAGAAGATCTCCTTCCAGGTCAGCGCTGAAGTGAAGAGGATACAAAAAGAGTTGATTATTCCCTTCTGGCAGGAGCGCTCTATCCGTCACCAGATCTTCTCTCTCATGGATCAGAGCTGGCTGGATTGCTATCAGTCTGGTATTTTCACCGAGTTTATGGAACAAAGGGCACCTGGCCATACGGTGGCTGATGGTAAAATCTACCGAGAAGGCTTCTTAGACCTCAAGGAGAAAATCAAAAAGGCTATTGCATCTATAGACTTTCATCAGGATAAGGATGCCTACCAAAAGCTTATCCAGCTGAAGGCCATGTCTATCTGCGCTGAGGCAATCATCACCTTGGCTCATCGCTATACTCGACTGGCTGAAGAGCTCTCTGCAAAAGAAAAAGATGTCAAAAGAAAAGAGGAATTACTTGCTATTTCCGAGGTCTGCCGCCGAGTACCGGCTAAGGCTCCCCGTAATTTCTGGGAAGCCTTACAGATGTACTGGTTTGTCCATCTGGGAGTCATCAGTGAGCTTAACACCTGGGATTCCTTTAATCCCGGACACTTAGACCAACATCTGTTACCTTTCTACCGAGAGGGATTAGAAAATGGGACACTGAATCAGGAGAAAGCCAGAGAATTACTAGAGTGTCTCTGGATCAAATTCAACAACCAGCCTGCTCCCCCTAAGGTAGGAGTCACCTTAGCTGAGAGCGGTACCTATACTGATTTTGCCAATATCAACAACGGAGGACTCACTCCCGAAGGAGAAGATGGAGTCAATGAGGTTACCTATCTTATCCTGGAGGTTATAGATGAGATGCGACTCTTGCAGCCTAGCACCAATATCCAATTGAGTCAGAAGAGTCCAGACCTCTTCTTAAGGCGTGCCTGTGAGATTATTCGTAAGGGCTGGGGACAGCCATCTGTCTTCAATGCCGATTTAGTGGTTGCAGAATTGCTAAGACAGGGCAAAAGCCTCAGCGATGCTCGAGAGGGTGGAACCAGTGGCTGTGTAGAGACGGGAGCTTTTGGTAAAGAGGCTTATATCTTAACCGGTTACTTCAACTTGGTTAAGGTATTGGAGATTACCCTCCACAACGGATTAGATCCAGTAAACGGAAAGAAGATCGGCCTGGCCACCGGTGATCCCAGAACCTTTACCAGTTATAAAGAGCTGTTTACTGCCTTTCAAAGACAGCTGCACCACTTTGTCGATATCAAGATAAAAGGCAATCACATCATCGAACAGCTCTATGCCCATGCCATGCCTGCTCCCTTCTTGTCCCTCATTGTAAGTGACTGCATAGAAAAGGGGATGGACTATAATGCCGGTGGTGCCCGTTATAATACCAATTACCTGCAGGGCGTAGGTATAGGTAGTATCACCGACAGCCTATCTGCCCTCAAGTACCATGTATTTGACCGCAAGAATCTGAGTATGGATACCCTTCTTTCTATCATGGCTAACAATTTCCAGGGAGAACACGAGATATATCAACTCTTGAAAAACAATACTCCCCGATATGGTAATGATGATGACTATGCCGATAGCATCATGCAGGAGGTCTTTAATGCTTTCTACCAGGAGGTGGAGGGACGTCCCAATAGCAAGGGAGGAAAGTACTGTATCAATATGCTGCCCACCACCTGCCATATCTACTTCGGTTCAGTAGTTGGTGCTACCCCTGATGGACGTAAAGCTGGTGAACCCTTATCAGAAGGAATATCCCCAGTACAGGGAGCAGACCGTGAGGGTCCCACAGCAGTGATTAAATCAGCAGCCAAGATGGATCAGCTGAAGACCGGTGGTACCCTCTTGAACCAGAAGTTTACCCCCTCTCTCTTAGAAGGAGAAAAGGGGTTGGAAAGTCTCACTCATCTCATCAGGGGTTACTTTAAGTTAGGTGGTCATCATATCCAGTTCAATGTGATAAAAGCCGAGACTCTTAGAGCTGCTCAGAAGAATCCAGAAGAATATCAGAACCTCATTGTACGAGTAGCCGGTTACAGCGACTACTTCAACAACCTCAGTAAGACCCTGCAAGATGAGATCATTAGCAGGACTGAGCATCAGTGA
- a CDS encoding glycyl-radical enzyme activating protein has translation MTTGIIFNIKKFAIHDGPGIRTTVFLKGCPLRCQWCHNPESWLPQPEIAFDQGKCIKCYQCLSLCPNKAITLKGDYPYTDKSKCVRCGTCVSHCPNQAREIIGRKVTPQEVMQELRKDLIFYQESNGGVTFSGGEPLEQIDFLSSLLSLCQKEGITRVVDTCGYASWSNVECILPLVDLWLYDLKLLDEEKHKQYTGFSNQTILENLRRLSGENKNIEIRIPLIPGINDDKKELTEMAGFVHSLAIAQVSILPFHRLGLDKYRRLGLTSKMMQIQAPSGEHIQSIIRLFSKTNVKVNIGG, from the coding sequence ATGACTACCGGTATCATATTCAACATAAAAAAATTTGCCATCCATGACGGTCCTGGTATCCGTACCACCGTCTTTCTGAAAGGGTGCCCGCTGCGCTGTCAGTGGTGCCATAATCCTGAGAGTTGGCTCCCTCAACCGGAGATTGCCTTTGATCAGGGAAAGTGCATCAAGTGCTATCAGTGTCTTTCCTTATGTCCAAATAAAGCCATTACCTTAAAGGGTGATTATCCCTACACTGATAAGAGTAAATGTGTACGCTGTGGTACCTGTGTTTCTCACTGTCCCAATCAAGCCCGAGAGATTATCGGCAGAAAAGTAACCCCACAGGAGGTTATGCAAGAGCTAAGGAAGGATTTAATCTTCTATCAGGAATCCAATGGAGGAGTTACCTTCTCCGGAGGTGAACCTTTGGAACAGATTGACTTTCTCTCTTCCCTCCTTTCCCTCTGTCAGAAGGAGGGCATCACCAGAGTGGTAGATACCTGTGGCTATGCCTCCTGGTCTAATGTGGAGTGTATCCTTCCCCTGGTTGATCTGTGGCTCTATGATCTGAAGTTACTTGATGAAGAGAAACACAAGCAGTATACTGGTTTCTCTAACCAGACTATCCTAGAGAACTTAAGGCGACTTTCTGGGGAAAACAAGAATATTGAGATTAGAATACCCCTCATCCCGGGGATTAATGATGATAAGAAGGAGCTGACTGAGATGGCTGGTTTTGTTCATTCCCTGGCTATAGCTCAGGTGAGTATCCTACCCTTTCACCGGCTGGGTTTGGATAAATACCGCCGTTTAGGTTTAACATCCAAAATGATGCAGATTCAGGCTCCTTCCGGGGAGCATATTCAGAGTATCATACGTCTTTTTAGTAAGACCAATGTGAAGGTAAATATAGGAGGATGA
- a CDS encoding aspartate/glutamate racemase family protein: MNKINNHILWINPVNEMVDVDQLILENVNSVKQDDTTVDVVSLKRGPLHLNYYYYDALILTDTLHQVKKAEKEGYDAAIIGCFYDPGLREAREITDHIVISAPAEASMLVAAGLGHRFSIIVASNKCIPKMYENVVNYGLINRLASFESVNLGVNDFQKDKTETLRRIHKATERAVFNKNAEVIILGCTMQFGFYKELQEALKVPVIDSIIASLKYAEFMIELHKKFNWIHSKVCSYKSPPISEIKKWNLSDQYPGMEDLW; this comes from the coding sequence TTGAATAAAATCAATAATCATATTCTCTGGATTAATCCAGTAAATGAAATGGTCGATGTTGATCAGCTTATTTTAGAAAATGTTAACAGTGTGAAGCAGGATGATACTACAGTAGATGTAGTTTCTCTGAAAAGGGGACCACTACATCTTAATTATTATTACTATGATGCCCTGATTCTTACTGATACTCTACATCAGGTTAAAAAAGCAGAAAAAGAGGGGTATGATGCTGCAATAATTGGATGCTTTTACGATCCTGGTCTTCGGGAAGCAAGAGAAATCACTGATCACATTGTTATTTCTGCTCCTGCCGAGGCAAGTATGTTGGTCGCTGCTGGATTAGGGCATAGGTTCTCAATTATTGTTGCAAGTAATAAGTGTATTCCTAAAATGTACGAGAATGTTGTTAACTATGGTTTGATTAACCGTTTAGCTTCATTTGAATCAGTTAATTTAGGAGTGAATGACTTTCAAAAAGATAAAACGGAAACCTTAAGACGAATACATAAAGCGACAGAACGAGCAGTTTTTAATAAAAATGCTGAGGTTATTATTCTTGGTTGTACCATGCAATTTGGTTTTTATAAAGAGCTTCAAGAGGCTCTTAAAGTTCCAGTAATAGATTCTATCATAGCTTCTCTTAAATATGCAGAATTTATGATTGAACTTCATAAGAAATTCAATTGGATACACAGCAAGGTTTGTAGTTATAAATCGCCACCAATTTCTGAAATAAAAAAATGGAATTTATCAGACCAATATCCTGGGATGGAGGATTTATGGTGA
- a CDS encoding ABC transporter ATP-binding protein: MEQTKNNKILMIEKLKKYFNIGKGRQGFIYVRAVDEVNIDINYGETLGLVGESGSGKSTIAYTVVGMYHPTSGKIIFKGENIGKEASKRRLSSKKEIQIVFQDPGSSLNPKQTIEQILSLPYKIHTNLNKKQCQEKIVELLEKVELSPEYLYKLPPSIGGGEKQMVAIARALAPNPSLVVLDEPTSALDVSVQAKIINKLIDLQREMNLTYLFITHDLSLMRNVANRIAIMYLGKICEVAEAITFFEKPLHPYTQMLISSVPVISEEEEHLKPKKVISIGEIPSPVNIPSGCSFHLRCPYKKDVCSKIDPEMIEVSPGHMVRCHLFYS, from the coding sequence ATGGAACAGACAAAAAATAATAAAATATTAATGATTGAAAAATTAAAAAAGTATTTCAATATTGGCAAAGGTAGACAAGGTTTTATATATGTTCGTGCGGTAGATGAAGTGAATATTGATATAAATTATGGTGAAACCTTAGGATTAGTAGGAGAATCCGGATCGGGGAAAAGTACCATTGCTTACACAGTTGTAGGTATGTATCATCCAACTTCTGGAAAAATAATATTTAAAGGTGAAAATATTGGTAAGGAGGCATCTAAAAGAAGGCTATCTTCAAAAAAGGAAATTCAGATTGTTTTCCAAGATCCTGGATCATCATTGAATCCTAAACAGACAATTGAGCAAATCCTTTCTTTACCATATAAAATCCATACTAATTTAAACAAAAAACAGTGTCAGGAAAAGATAGTTGAACTATTAGAAAAAGTTGAACTTTCTCCAGAATACCTTTATAAATTACCCCCTTCAATTGGTGGGGGTGAAAAACAGATGGTTGCTATTGCTAGGGCTTTAGCTCCAAATCCATCTTTAGTTGTTCTTGATGAACCAACTTCAGCCTTAGATGTATCAGTCCAGGCTAAAATTATAAATAAATTAATAGATTTGCAGCGAGAGATGAATTTAACTTACTTATTTATAACTCATGATTTAAGTTTAATGAGAAATGTTGCAAATAGAATTGCTATAATGTATCTGGGGAAAATATGTGAGGTGGCAGAGGCAATTACTTTTTTTGAAAAACCACTTCATCCCTATACTCAAATGCTTATTTCTTCAGTTCCAGTAATTTCTGAGGAAGAAGAGCATCTAAAACCCAAAAAAGTGATTTCTATTGGAGAAATACCTAGTCCGGTGAACATTCCCTCAGGATGTAGCTTTCATCTACGATGTCCATATAAAAAAGATGTTTGCTCTAAAATAGATCCCGAGATGATAGAGGTCTCACCCGGACATATGGTTAGATGTCACTTATTTTACAGTTAA